A window from Cytobacillus sp. IB215665 encodes these proteins:
- the pstC gene encoding phosphate ABC transporter permease subunit PstC, whose amino-acid sequence MIQENKQKKGISNMAEKLVPKILFITALISVLTTVGIIFTLIFETITFFNRVSIVDFFTSTAWKPFSSSNPSYGIGALISGTLLITVIAMIVAIPIGVASAIFLSEYASEKTRKTIKPILEVLAGIPTIVYGFFALTFVTPILQKIIPGLSIFNALSPGIVVGIMIIPMVASLSEDAMSSVPNKIREGALALGATKFEVAIKVVLPAALSGIIASFVLAISRAIGETMIVTVAGGATPTFSLDVTQSIQTMTAYIVQVSLGDAGYGTTIYYSVYAVGMTLFVFTLIMNLIARYISRRFREEY is encoded by the coding sequence ATGATTCAAGAAAACAAACAGAAAAAGGGCATTTCAAACATGGCTGAAAAGTTAGTACCAAAAATATTATTTATTACTGCACTTATCTCTGTATTAACTACGGTAGGGATTATCTTTACCCTTATATTTGAGACGATAACTTTCTTTAATAGAGTATCAATTGTAGATTTTTTTACGTCAACAGCTTGGAAACCATTCTCATCTAGTAATCCATCCTATGGTATAGGTGCATTGATTTCAGGTACATTGCTAATTACAGTCATTGCAATGATTGTGGCAATACCGATCGGTGTTGCTTCAGCTATATTTTTGAGTGAATATGCTTCAGAAAAGACTAGAAAGACTATAAAACCGATTCTTGAAGTGCTAGCTGGAATCCCGACGATTGTTTATGGTTTTTTTGCATTAACGTTTGTAACACCTATACTTCAAAAGATTATTCCTGGTTTATCAATTTTTAACGCCTTGAGTCCAGGTATCGTTGTTGGAATAATGATTATTCCAATGGTTGCCTCATTATCTGAAGATGCGATGAGCTCGGTTCCTAATAAAATTCGTGAGGGAGCATTAGCTTTAGGTGCAACGAAGTTTGAAGTAGCAATCAAAGTTGTTCTTCCTGCAGCTTTATCTGGTATCATTGCCTCATTTGTCTTAGCTATTTCTAGGGCGATTGGTGAAACGATGATTGTAACTGTTGCAGGTGGTGCAACACCTACATTTTCATTAGACGTTACGCAATCGATACAAACGATGACTGCTTACATCGTACAAGTGAGTCTAGGTGATGCGGGCTATGGAACAACGATTTATTACAGTGTTTATGCAGTAGGGATGACCCTATTCGTATTTACTTTAATAATGAATTTGATTGCTCGTTATATTTCACGCCGCTTCAGGGAGGAATATTAA
- the pstA gene encoding phosphate ABC transporter permease PstA: protein MKLIDKDHVQRLMSRRLLINNLYKILFYAATMFGLVVLAMLLYRVLTQGLSWLDLDFLQNNAAPRAERAGIKAALIGSIWLMAVVAPVSMIIGIGTAIYLEEYAKKNRFNDFIQTNISNLAGVPSIVFGLLGLTVFVRALHLGTSVLAAGLTMSLLILPVIVVASQEAIKAVPNELREASYGMGATKWQTIRRVVLPAAIPGMLTGSILALSRAIGETAPLVVVGIPTFVMFLPDNLLDSFTAMPLQIYNWTGRPQEDFQHVAAAGIIVLLVVLIVMNSIAVFIRNRFEKRY from the coding sequence ATGAAGTTAATTGATAAAGATCATGTTCAACGCTTAATGTCAAGAAGACTATTGATAAATAATTTGTATAAAATTCTTTTTTATGCTGCAACAATGTTTGGATTAGTTGTGTTAGCAATGTTATTGTATCGGGTATTGACTCAAGGATTAAGCTGGTTAGATTTAGACTTTTTACAAAATAATGCTGCTCCAAGAGCAGAACGGGCAGGAATTAAAGCAGCGTTAATTGGCTCGATTTGGCTAATGGCTGTCGTTGCTCCTGTTTCAATGATTATTGGTATAGGAACCGCTATTTATCTAGAGGAATACGCGAAGAAAAATCGTTTTAATGATTTTATTCAAACAAATATTTCAAATTTAGCGGGAGTACCATCAATCGTTTTTGGTTTATTAGGATTAACAGTATTTGTTAGAGCTTTACATTTAGGCACAAGTGTATTGGCTGCGGGGTTGACGATGAGCTTATTAATATTGCCAGTTATCGTTGTTGCATCACAAGAAGCGATAAAAGCTGTGCCGAATGAATTAAGAGAAGCATCTTATGGTATGGGGGCAACGAAATGGCAAACAATTCGTAGAGTAGTTTTACCTGCTGCCATCCCAGGTATGTTAACAGGTAGTATTTTAGCGCTTTCTCGTGCAATTGGAGAAACTGCTCCATTAGTAGTTGTTGGAATTCCAACCTTTGTTATGTTCTTACCAGATAATTTATTAGACTCATTTACTGCCATGCCATTACAAATATACAACTGGACTGGAAGGCCACAAGAAGATTTTCAACATGTAGCTGCAGCCGGAATTATTGTGTTGTTGGTTGTCTTAATTGTTATGAATTCAATAGCTGTATTTATTAGAAATAGATTTGAAAAACGTTATTAA
- the pstB gene encoding phosphate ABC transporter ATP-binding protein PstB: MNITTVKQQDSQNVIGAASKASVNKEIVYQTSNLNLWYGEDHALKNIDLDIAENEVTAIIGPSGCGKSTFIKTLNRMVELIPIVKTSGQISYRGKNIFDKSYRVEELRTQVGMVFQKPNPFPKSIYENIVYGPKIHGIKNKKVLDEIVEKSLRGAAIWDEVKDRLHENAYGLSGGQQQRLCIARCLAIEPDVILMDEPTSALDPISTLKVEELIQELKQQYSIIIVTHNMQQAARISEKTAFFLSGEVIEFSNTDKLFSTPNDKRTEDYITGRFG; the protein is encoded by the coding sequence ATGAACATTACAACGGTAAAGCAGCAAGATAGTCAAAATGTAATAGGTGCAGCTTCGAAGGCATCTGTTAACAAGGAAATTGTCTACCAAACGTCGAATCTTAATTTATGGTACGGAGAAGATCATGCATTAAAAAATATTGACCTAGATATAGCAGAAAATGAAGTAACAGCAATCATTGGGCCATCTGGGTGTGGAAAGTCGACATTTATTAAAACACTGAACAGAATGGTTGAGCTTATTCCTATTGTGAAGACATCAGGACAAATTTCATACAGAGGTAAGAATATTTTTGACAAGTCTTATCGGGTCGAGGAGCTTCGTACACAAGTAGGGATGGTTTTCCAAAAACCAAATCCGTTTCCAAAATCAATTTACGAAAATATTGTATATGGTCCAAAGATACATGGGATTAAAAATAAAAAGGTGCTGGATGAAATTGTAGAGAAAAGTCTAAGAGGAGCGGCAATTTGGGATGAGGTAAAAGACCGCCTTCATGAAAATGCATATGGTTTATCAGGCGGGCAGCAGCAACGTCTTTGTATTGCAAGGTGCTTAGCAATTGAACCAGACGTAATTTTAATGGACGAACCGACTTCAGCATTAGATCCAATCTCTACTTTAAAAGTAGAAGAGCTTATACAGGAGTTAAAGCAACAGTACAGTATTATCATTGTTACACATAATATGCAGCAGGCAGCTCGTATTTCAGAGAAAACCGCATTTTTCTTAAGCGGTGAGGTAATTGAGTTTTCAAATACTGATAAACTATTTTCAACGCCTAATGATAAACGAACTGAAGATTATATAACTGGTCGCTTCGGGTAA
- the phoU gene encoding phosphate signaling complex protein PhoU yields MVVRGAFELDLQVLKDKLVELGQLTDQALNDSIEALTTQNIDQALTVIDDDTPIDLLDEEINDFAILLITKQQPVAIDLRRIIVAIKVSTDVERIADFAVNIAKATIRIGEKKHIKSLDKIVKMQEHAIQMLNLAIQAYETEDVLLAKKVVEMDDFVDQLYGENIRELLELTKTNSEQMAQITQLSFVCRYIERIADHATNIAENIFYIVKGKRYELND; encoded by the coding sequence ATGGTTGTACGAGGAGCATTTGAACTTGATTTACAAGTACTAAAGGATAAATTAGTAGAGCTAGGTCAACTTACAGATCAAGCATTAAACGACTCAATAGAAGCACTTACTACTCAAAATATTGATCAGGCATTAACAGTCATAGATGACGATACACCGATAGATCTATTAGACGAAGAAATAAATGATTTTGCTATTTTATTAATTACAAAGCAACAACCTGTAGCTATTGATTTACGAAGGATTATAGTAGCAATAAAAGTATCTACAGATGTAGAACGAATTGCAGATTTTGCAGTTAATATCGCAAAAGCTACGATTAGAATTGGCGAAAAGAAGCACATAAAATCATTGGATAAGATCGTAAAGATGCAGGAGCATGCTATACAAATGTTAAATCTTGCAATACAAGCTTACGAAACAGAAGATGTCCTTTTAGCGAAAAAAGTGGTAGAGATGGACGATTTTGTTGATCAGTTATACGGTGAGAATATTAGAGAGCTTCTTGAGCTTACGAAGACTAACAGTGAACAAATGGCACAAATTACCCAGCTATCGTTTGTTTGTCGTTATATAGAACGCATAGCAGATCATGCAACGAACATTGCGGAAAATATCTTTTATATTGTTAAAGGAAAACGTTACGAGTTAAATGATTAA
- the rpmG gene encoding 50S ribosomal protein L33, with protein MRVNITLACTECGERNYISKKNKRNNPDRLELKKYCSRDKKSTLHRETK; from the coding sequence ATGCGTGTAAATATTACATTAGCTTGCACAGAATGTGGAGAGCGTAACTATATTTCTAAAAAAAATAAACGAAACAATCCAGATCGCCTTGAGCTTAAAAAATATTGCTCAAGAGATAAAAAATCAACTCTTCATCGTGAGACTAAGTAA
- a CDS encoding 5-formyltetrahydrofolate cyclo-ligase: protein MEEKRNLRNKVKKSLHKIDDYIYHDWSHLIAQRLFSHRLWKDSNTIGITISKRPEVDTIPIIEKAWKHNKKVVVPKCHPTKKEMTFREISSFDQLEIVYYGLQEPIEEQTKEIASHDIDLLFVPGLCFTKTGDRLGFGGGYYDRYLVNYIGNTVSLAFAIQIVQALPTEPFDKRVQRILTNEEEIICNE, encoded by the coding sequence ATGGAAGAAAAGCGTAATCTGCGTAATAAAGTGAAAAAATCTTTACATAAAATAGATGATTACATCTACCATGATTGGTCTCATTTAATCGCTCAACGCCTGTTTTCACATCGTCTGTGGAAAGATTCAAATACAATTGGAATTACTATATCGAAAAGGCCGGAAGTTGATACAATTCCAATTATAGAAAAAGCATGGAAGCATAATAAAAAAGTCGTAGTACCAAAATGTCATCCGACAAAGAAGGAGATGACATTTAGGGAAATTAGCTCTTTTGATCAACTGGAAATTGTTTATTATGGCTTACAGGAACCTATAGAGGAACAAACAAAAGAGATAGCATCTCATGATATAGATTTATTATTTGTACCAGGGTTATGTTTTACAAAGACTGGAGATCGTCTAGGATTTGGTGGGGGATATTATGATCGATATTTAGTCAATTACATAGGTAATACAGTTTCGTTAGCCTTCGCTATTCAAATAGTGCAGGCTTTACCAACTGAACCATTTGACAAGCGTGTACAAAGAATTTTAACGAATGAAGAGGAAATTATTTGTAATGAATGA
- a CDS encoding DUF92 domain-containing protein, with protein sequence MNDNYLFYFAIIFVAALSGKRLKSLSLSGAIATIIIGVIVILGFGWKGLFILGSFFVSSSLWSKFKLDKKAFVVEKVAKGDERDWVQVLANGGVPAFASLLYYLDPVNIWLYLFLISIAAANADTWASELGTLSKQKPFLITTMRRVDPGTSGAMTILGTVSSLGGAYFIAILASLIWNELTLLLILFIGLFGFIGSLIDTLLGATVQVVYQCSKCSLVTEKTEHCGMTCNHLKGYPFLNNDMINLLAITISALMGGFILL encoded by the coding sequence ATGAATGATAATTATTTATTTTATTTTGCAATCATATTTGTAGCGGCTCTTAGCGGGAAAAGACTTAAATCACTATCTTTATCTGGTGCAATTGCTACAATCATCATTGGTGTAATTGTTATTTTAGGATTTGGCTGGAAAGGACTATTTATACTAGGTAGTTTTTTTGTAAGTTCAAGCCTGTGGAGTAAGTTCAAGCTGGATAAAAAAGCATTCGTAGTGGAAAAAGTGGCAAAAGGTGATGAGCGTGATTGGGTACAGGTTTTGGCGAATGGAGGTGTGCCAGCCTTTGCTAGTTTGTTATATTATTTAGACCCAGTAAATATTTGGTTATACCTTTTTTTAATATCTATTGCAGCGGCAAACGCAGATACGTGGGCTTCAGAGTTAGGTACTTTGAGTAAGCAGAAGCCTTTCTTAATTACCACAATGAGGAGAGTGGACCCAGGAACGTCTGGAGCGATGACAATATTAGGTACTGTTAGTTCGTTAGGTGGTGCTTATTTTATAGCAATACTTGCATCATTGATTTGGAATGAATTAACGTTATTATTGATACTATTCATTGGCTTATTCGGATTTATAGGTAGCTTAATTGATACACTACTCGGGGCGACTGTTCAAGTTGTATATCAATGCTCAAAGTGTTCGTTAGTTACTGAAAAAACAGAACATTGTGGTATGACTTGCAATCATTTGAAAGGCTACCCCTTTTTAAATAATGACATGATTAATTTATTAGCTATCACAATTTCGGCTCTAATGGGTGGGTTTATTTTACTATAA
- a CDS encoding L-lactate dehydrogenase — protein sequence MANNVNRVVLVGTGAVGSSYAFALLNQGVTEELVLIDLNKEKSEGDAMDLNHGVAFAPSPTKIWFGDYSDCQKADIVVLCAGANQRPGETRLDLVGKNVKIYKTIIDQVMASGFDGIFIVAANPVDILTYATWKLSGLPKERIIGSGTILDTARFRYLIGDYFNVDARNVHGYIIGEHGDTELPVWSHADIGGRSIVDIVNDENEYSKEDLDEIFINVRDAAYQIIERKGATYYGIAMGLVRLTKAILQNENSVLTVSTYLNGEYGEKDVYIGVPAIVNRLGIREIVELKLDKTEQEQFSHSVKVLKDTMEPVLGS from the coding sequence ATGGCTAATAATGTTAATCGTGTTGTACTTGTCGGAACTGGGGCAGTAGGTTCTAGTTATGCGTTTGCTCTTCTTAATCAAGGGGTAACAGAAGAATTAGTGTTAATTGATTTAAATAAAGAAAAATCAGAAGGGGATGCAATGGATTTAAACCATGGGGTTGCTTTTGCACCATCTCCTACGAAAATATGGTTTGGTGACTATAGTGATTGTCAAAAGGCTGACATCGTTGTTTTATGTGCTGGTGCAAATCAAAGACCAGGTGAAACTCGATTAGACCTTGTAGGAAAGAACGTTAAAATTTATAAAACAATTATTGATCAAGTAATGGCTAGTGGTTTTGATGGAATTTTCATCGTCGCTGCAAATCCAGTTGATATATTAACGTATGCTACATGGAAACTTTCTGGTTTACCAAAAGAACGTATTATTGGTTCAGGGACTATTTTAGATACAGCACGTTTTAGATATTTAATTGGTGATTATTTTAATGTAGATGCAAGAAATGTTCATGGTTATATAATCGGTGAGCATGGAGATACAGAGTTACCAGTTTGGAGCCATGCAGATATCGGTGGAAGATCAATTGTAGATATAGTAAATGATGAAAATGAATATAGTAAGGAAGACTTAGATGAAATATTCATTAATGTACGGGATGCAGCATACCAAATTATTGAACGCAAAGGTGCGACTTATTACGGGATAGCAATGGGCTTAGTTCGACTTACAAAAGCGATTTTACAAAATGAGAATTCTGTATTAACTGTATCTACTTACTTAAATGGGGAATACGGTGAGAAGGATGTTTATATTGGGGTTCCGGCTATCGTTAATCGACTGGGTATACGTGAAATCGTAGAATTAAAACTTGATAAAACTGAACAAGAGCAGTTTTCACATTCAGTCAAAGTCTTGAAGGACACTATGGAACCAGTGCTAGGAAGTTAA
- a CDS encoding HAD family hydrolase, with protein sequence MYWDLIGFDLDNTIVHYERTFQRAMIHCYEVYMYTNHLHDKIEADIWFPVFKKYCDMYWPLYENNCMSRKEYRRKRFIHSANELGINVSNNMADEFQEEFDQVVSKYTIPIDGITRILSSLVQKQLRLVVISNGKMDIQYRKIIQMGLHTIFPKEFVIVSEDVGVEKPHKQIFDYAKNAVKMEGKKALYIGDSWELDVLGAKQAGWDAIYFNTRNQQPSTRDCIYGICNHIDELSVLLNL encoded by the coding sequence ATGTATTGGGATTTAATTGGATTTGATTTGGATAATACAATTGTTCATTATGAAAGAACGTTTCAAAGAGCAATGATACATTGTTATGAAGTATATATGTACACAAACCATCTTCACGACAAGATTGAAGCAGATATATGGTTTCCTGTTTTCAAAAAATATTGTGACATGTATTGGCCTCTATACGAAAACAATTGCATGTCTAGAAAGGAATATAGACGTAAGCGCTTCATTCATTCAGCTAATGAGCTTGGAATAAATGTATCAAATAACATGGCAGACGAATTTCAAGAAGAATTTGACCAAGTAGTTAGTAAATATACGATACCAATAGATGGAATTACGAGAATTTTATCAAGTTTAGTTCAAAAGCAACTTCGACTCGTTGTCATCTCTAACGGTAAAATGGATATACAATATAGAAAGATTATACAAATGGGCTTGCATACAATATTTCCAAAGGAATTTGTGATTGTTTCAGAAGATGTAGGTGTTGAAAAACCACATAAGCAAATTTTTGACTACGCGAAAAATGCTGTGAAAATGGAAGGAAAAAAAGCACTATACATAGGTGATTCATGGGAACTCGATGTGTTAGGTGCTAAACAAGCAGGCTGGGATGCAATTTATTTTAATACAAGAAATCAACAGCCTTCTACTAGAGATTGCATATACGGGATTTGTAACCATATAGATGAGCTGTCCGTATTGCTTAATCTATAG
- a CDS encoding rhomboid family intramembrane serine protease, producing MSSKQDVLYWGIINQLVVQENYRVLTVSNDHHEIWLESTSRKKSKVIRILRHDIDWSNWLERDMQVVLQKVDSLRRKSIRRGLEVVNLYISTFPPVDDWEFRTKEPLVAGKNSETKVHSFVIHSENIQEGLSDISNLLQFHPRVDTNKILTEPLLLENLKKEVFTVAQQKVKTEQQLFQYGKPRWTYIFIIIQLGMFFLLEFSGGSQSSQVLMKFGAKYNPSILAGEWWRFFTPMFLHIGFLHLLMNTLALYYLGSAVEKIFGSTRFFIIYMFAGFSGTLLSFALSASLSAGASGAIFGCFGALLFFGVIHPNLFFRTMGMNILIVIGINLLFGFSVPSIDNAGHIGGLIGGFLAASIVHLPKHKHLVKQTIYLLTTVIFVSLFAYLGFSYPKFDPAVSLSVAQEYIDNESYDAAYDLLQNTPQDHQFEADQLFLLSYIEIKQGNFDLAKQNLLTVIDIEPLYDEAYFNLALIYTNEGNYEQALELSEDALDIKPNNKDYKELYTQLMNSKESAE from the coding sequence TTGAGTTCTAAGCAAGACGTTTTGTACTGGGGGATTATCAATCAATTAGTAGTTCAAGAAAATTATAGGGTCCTAACTGTTTCTAATGATCACCATGAAATTTGGCTTGAGTCTACATCAAGAAAGAAAAGTAAAGTAATCAGAATATTGCGACACGATATTGATTGGAGTAATTGGCTCGAGCGTGACATGCAAGTAGTTCTACAAAAAGTCGATAGCTTGCGTAGAAAATCAATTAGAAGAGGTTTAGAAGTTGTAAATTTGTACATATCAACTTTCCCCCCTGTTGATGACTGGGAATTTCGAACTAAAGAGCCCCTTGTTGCTGGCAAGAATAGTGAAACGAAAGTACATTCATTTGTTATTCATTCAGAGAATATTCAAGAAGGATTAAGTGACATATCAAACTTACTTCAATTTCATCCACGTGTTGACACTAATAAGATTTTAACAGAGCCATTACTGTTAGAAAATCTAAAAAAAGAAGTATTTACAGTTGCACAACAAAAGGTCAAAACAGAACAACAATTGTTTCAGTATGGTAAACCTAGATGGACATATATTTTTATTATAATTCAATTAGGTATGTTCTTTTTATTGGAATTTAGTGGTGGGAGTCAAAGTTCCCAAGTATTAATGAAGTTTGGGGCAAAATACAATCCATCAATTCTGGCAGGTGAGTGGTGGAGATTTTTTACTCCTATGTTTTTACATATTGGCTTCTTACATTTGCTTATGAATACCTTAGCATTATATTATTTAGGGTCCGCGGTTGAAAAAATATTTGGTAGCACGAGATTTTTTATCATTTATATGTTTGCTGGTTTTTCAGGAACTTTGCTAAGCTTTGCCCTAAGTGCTTCACTATCAGCAGGAGCATCAGGAGCAATCTTTGGATGCTTTGGTGCTTTGTTATTTTTTGGAGTTATACATCCTAACTTGTTTTTTAGAACAATGGGTATGAATATACTTATAGTGATTGGCATCAATTTATTATTTGGGTTTAGCGTACCATCAATTGATAATGCAGGACATATTGGAGGGCTTATAGGTGGTTTCTTGGCGGCAAGCATTGTCCATTTGCCTAAACATAAGCACTTAGTGAAGCAGACGATATACTTATTAACTACTGTGATTTTTGTCTCTTTGTTTGCCTATTTAGGTTTTTCTTACCCTAAATTTGACCCTGCTGTATCCTTGTCAGTTGCACAAGAGTATATAGATAATGAGAGTTATGATGCGGCTTATGATTTATTGCAAAATACACCACAAGACCATCAATTTGAGGCAGACCAACTATTTTTATTATCTTATATAGAAATAAAACAAGGTAACTTTGATTTGGCTAAACAAAACCTACTAACAGTTATTGATATAGAACCGTTATATGATGAGGCTTATTTTAATTTAGCATTGATTTATACGAATGAAGGTAACTATGAACAAGCTTTAGAATTGTCGGAAGATGCATTAGATATAAAACCAAATAATAAAGATTATAAAGAACTATATACACAACTTATGAATTCGAAGGAATCTGCTGAATAA
- a CDS encoding spore germination protein, giving the protein MDMKNKVTPVSENIDENIQFLRKELGVGKSFDVIHLDVEYAKRDMALFLIDGFAKDDILHYLMKLLSELTEDQLEKEVLQKLLKTYIPYVEVEKTDNLETVVDAVLAGPTALVVDGIEHVIIIDARTYPVRGPEEPDIERVVRGARDGYVETIVFNTALTRRRIRDRTLRMEYMQVGRRSKTDICICYLEDIADTGLVEDIKQSLNKIDTDGIPMAEKTIEEFISGRHWNPYPLVRYTERPDTAAAHIYEGHVIIIVDGSPSVIITPTTFWHHLQHAEEYRNKPIVGAYLRLVRFVAIWASLFLLPLWYLFASNPELLPEGLEYLAPNDVGEIPLLLQIVLIEIGMDMLRMASIHTPSSLATALGLVAAILIGQVAIEVGIFINEVVLYFAVAAVGTFATPSYEMSMANRLIRIAILLFTAIFGLAGFIISITIWLVMLARMKSFHTPYLWPFLPFSYRAFRDVLVRAPIPLKNRRPTILHPKDPDR; this is encoded by the coding sequence ATGGACATGAAAAATAAAGTAACACCTGTTTCAGAAAACATAGATGAAAATATACAATTTTTACGCAAGGAATTGGGTGTTGGGAAAAGCTTTGATGTTATTCATTTAGACGTTGAATATGCTAAGAGAGATATGGCCTTATTTTTAATTGATGGATTTGCTAAAGATGATATACTCCATTATTTGATGAAGCTCTTATCCGAGTTAACAGAAGACCAACTTGAAAAAGAAGTATTGCAAAAACTTCTAAAAACTTATATTCCTTATGTGGAGGTTGAAAAGACAGATAATTTAGAGACTGTAGTTGATGCTGTGTTAGCAGGCCCTACAGCTTTAGTCGTTGATGGAATTGAACATGTCATTATCATTGATGCGAGAACATATCCTGTCAGAGGTCCAGAGGAACCCGATATTGAACGTGTTGTTCGAGGTGCAAGGGATGGTTACGTTGAAACAATAGTCTTTAATACTGCATTGACAAGGAGACGAATACGTGACCGAACATTACGTATGGAGTATATGCAAGTTGGTAGACGGTCAAAAACAGATATATGTATTTGTTATTTAGAGGATATCGCTGACACAGGGCTAGTAGAAGATATAAAGCAGTCATTAAATAAAATAGATACAGATGGTATACCTATGGCAGAAAAAACAATTGAGGAATTTATTTCAGGTAGACATTGGAACCCTTATCCGTTAGTTAGATACACGGAAAGACCTGACACCGCAGCAGCTCATATTTATGAAGGACATGTCATTATTATTGTCGATGGTTCTCCTAGCGTAATAATTACGCCTACAACATTTTGGCATCACTTACAGCATGCAGAAGAATATCGAAATAAACCAATTGTAGGAGCATATTTGCGTCTTGTACGCTTTGTAGCAATTTGGGCATCTCTCTTTCTATTACCATTGTGGTATTTATTTGCAAGCAACCCTGAATTATTACCAGAAGGGCTGGAATATTTAGCCCCTAATGATGTAGGAGAAATTCCGTTATTATTACAGATTGTGCTAATAGAAATAGGTATGGATATGTTAAGGATGGCATCAATACATACTCCATCTTCATTAGCTACTGCGCTAGGTTTAGTTGCAGCTATTTTAATTGGTCAGGTTGCTATTGAAGTGGGTATATTTATTAATGAAGTAGTTCTTTATTTTGCTGTTGCAGCTGTTGGAACTTTCGCCACACCTAGCTATGAAATGAGTATGGCAAACAGATTAATAAGAATTGCAATCTTATTATTTACTGCCATTTTTGGTCTAGCAGGCTTTATTATTAGTATTACGATATGGCTAGTGATGTTAGCGCGTATGAAATCATTCCATACACCTTATTTGTGGCCATTTTTACCCTTCTCTTATCGAGCTTTCAGAGATGTATTAGTTCGTGCGCCGATTCCATTGAAAAACAGAAGACCTACTATTTTACATCCCAAAGATCCCGATCGCTAG
- a CDS encoding YqgQ family protein, translating into MRTLYDVQQLLKKYGTIIYIGDRIADLELMESELKELYQSQLVDVKDYQMALLLLRQEVQRLKDEL; encoded by the coding sequence ATGAGGACATTGTATGACGTTCAACAATTATTAAAAAAATATGGTACAATAATATACATTGGTGATAGAATTGCCGACCTTGAATTAATGGAATCTGAATTAAAAGAGCTATATCAATCACAGCTTGTAGATGTAAAAGACTACCAGATGGCACTACTATTACTTCGTCAAGAAGTTCAACGTTTGAAAGACGAGTTATAA